From the genome of Gorilla gorilla gorilla isolate KB3781 chromosome 4, NHGRI_mGorGor1-v2.1_pri, whole genome shotgun sequence:
TTGATAACACATTTATCACTATTGGAAAAAGTTGATCAGTGTGTGTATGTCATAGAAGCGTAGAACTTGCCTGTCTCATTCTCCTCTGTGAACAGCATCCTAGGCCCAAGCATACAAGaactcttaaatatttttgagtaaaGAAATAGTAACACAAAGAGGGCAAAGCACCTCTGGCTCCCTAACACCTCCAAGAGAATTGCAGTCACACGATGGTGGAGTCAGGGGTGGGCAGACACTCTCAGAAGTCTTGGTACTGCTGATTTCTCAAGTTGTatgtctgggcaacagaggattCAGAGAATCACTTAGGTTCCACCAAAAGAGGCGCCATCTTTCTAAATATCCCCAGCTTTCCATTTCTGAGTGGACAGACCCTTTGCTAAATAGTCTCTAGGTTCAGGGAAGCCGAGAAGGGAGTATGAAAGATAAGAGCTTTGGGCAAAAGTTGAAGCAGCAAAGCTCAGGCAGGTCCATGACGGCAGCTGGGAAGGTAGCAGCTACTATCCCAAAGACACAAAATATGATTCACCCATCACCACCAAGGAAGGCAGAACCCAGGAGCCCTTAAGGGTGAGTGCTGCTGGTTAGTTTTCCTCTACTTAAGGGGCATAAGCCTAGGCACAAATAAGTGCTGCTACAGGCCAATCAGTATCTAGTGGCTGGTCTTCTCTTCAGTCCCCATTCTATTCCACCCTGGAGACTCTCCGCCCTCACCCACTGTGTGGCACCACTGCCACCAGGCCAACCCCTCATCCCCAAAGAGACCCAAACAGCGCAGAGGTGCATCAATCAACCTTTAATGTCCAAAAGAGGCGTGGATGCAGAGCATAGGAGATGTGGCAGGGTCTCAGGCCCTGCTCCAGAAATGAGGGAGAGATGAACACAAACCAGACACTTTCAACTGGCCACACagtctgggagggcagggggaaaCACAGATTCGGAcattcataaaaaaataaaacctaaaatcaaGCACTCAATTTTGTGCCCATTGAAGGGTTTGATAAAGGGAACTCAGTCACCACCCAGGTCCCCTCTCCCCTGCCAACATCACAAAGCAAGCTCGGCACACACTAAGGGCTTAGGGAGgggtattctcctgcctcccccaccAGCCCCAAGAATGgacttgaaaataaaagaataagctggatcccccacccccccacattGTCAACCCTACACGAGAGTTTTGAAGGCGACTCATGAAAATCAGCAGCTCAAACGGCAATGACCACCCCACCCCAAACCCCACCCCACTCCTATTTCATTAACAGACAAGATTTCCCCTGCATCCTCCTCAGAATCTCCTCCTCTCACAGCCCTGCTCCATCTCCTGTGTCCTGACTTCACCACTGCAAGACTGACCTCCTCCAAGGCTCCCAGAAGCTCCTCTTAGCTCTTTATCACTTCTATCCTCACCTCCCACCAGAGACTGCAACCATCCACAGTCACTGTCCCTCTGCACTGAGACCCAGCTCCAGAGCAGATGGCAGCATGGTCATCCTGTCCTGGGTGGTCCTCCTAAAGCCTTCCCAGGGAGCAGACAGCCACAGAGCAAGCAGAGTGTCTGGGCTAGATGACAGCAAGGAGGGGACACCtatctttattttcaaaacagataTCCCCAGAGGCTTTTAGCATAAAGGCCCACTTAGAACTAACTGTGCCCCCTACCTACCCATACACCCTAGAGATTCCACACTgtcctgccccctccctcccttctaccccaaaccccacacacacatacacacacatacacacacatatacacacatattcacacatatacacagaagaGTCAAGGGAGACATCGATTTGGTTTGATTGCTAAGACCTAACTAAGGAACTACAGTCACCAGAAATTCCCTTGCCGGCCAACTAACAACAGGGGCTGCTCTAAGAGAACTCCAGaggaatgaggaaactgagggctaAGCAGGGAGCAGACaggagaaaaatgtaaagaaaaaaaagattcaagcTAATCCTACCCCAGCATCCTCCTGTCATGATCTCTGGCAGGAAGAACAAAAGAAGGTAATCCACAAAGACACAGCCCTTACTTAGAAATTCTGACAAAGACAGCAAGACAAATCTGCTCCCCACTCCCACACACCACAGACAAACACATCTCAGGGCCCCTAAAGAAggcatccccaccccaccctccgcCCCAAGCCACAGAATCACAGTTCAGTGGAATATTCTCCCTGGTACTAGATCAATCCCTCCACCTTTCTTCCTACCCCTTTTTCCTTGACAATCACAGCACTGTCCCCTTGCAGCCTCCCTGGCCCTCCCAAAGCAGCATCCACCGCCAGGAAGAGGCAGCTGCACAGTTTTAGTTCCACCTCCAGAGACCTATTTCTTTTCCTCAGCCCTCCTAGTCTTTCGGCCGCCTAGTCTCTGTGGTGGGCCTTTTATTTTGtatagggaaagaaagagaaaagggagaggtGGGAGAGATTTCCTAGTGCAATacaaccaaaaaatatttttaaagtcttgaaaaataaacataaagcagCCTTCTTCCCCCAGGCAACTAAACAGAAAAGAGGTTTGGTTTTGTTTACTGCAACATACACATGAAATCGAGTATACAGTCCATGCAGTAGCACAGCCATTGGAGAGGACATCCTGATGCTGGCCCCAGTGCAAAACAGTTCCAGCAACGCCGCCTGCTTGCCATCGCTGCCGCCGCCACTGACACCTTCACCATGGCCACCTAGCCTGACTTGAAGAGGAGGATTGCAACTTGACCCAAGTAAAAATAGATGAAGTGCTTTGTCTCGTGTGTGACGTAGCTGCCAAAATTTCGGCCCACGATACAATGCCAGGTAGGGTTATATTTCTTgtcaaattcctaaaaaagaacaaaggtagagAAGAAAGGTAATTAGGGTAGCTGGAGAAGGAGAAATCAGAATGGGAGTCTCTCCCTGCAACTCCAGCACCGACACGTTTGGTTGTTatcacccccaccccatccctcagCCTCAGCTCCCCGAACCTCAAAAGCTCAGGTTTTAAAGCTGGCCAGGACACTCTTCCCCTCATTAATAATGGAACACCACAAAGCCTCCATTATTCGTCTCCCCTGAGCCTCCAGCACTCTACACCCTGATCATCTCTCCTCCCTCTAGCTACCCCACCCCCTCAAGCCACCCCTAACCCACCCTGGGATTCTTCAGCAAGGGAATCAAGAGGCCAGTGGAATAAAGGACCATTTGTCAAACACATGACACAAATGGGGAGCCACCACCCGCTGCCTCACACATTACTAAACCAGCATTTCCAAATGCTAAACACCAAGGCATTAGAGCAAAACAAGACCAAACATCGGGAGTACCAGGAGGCACTACTATATAAGACAACATTAAAGGCATTCCCGTGTGCCATGCACTGTGTGGGCTGTATGTACCAGAACAAGGACCTCCACCATGAGATCAAGGCAATTCCCTAAGGGGCACAAGTTCAGCATCAAAACCACAGGAAATCTTTAGAGCTAATCAGCTCCCTACTACCTTGTGGCTCAGCCTGCAGACTCAGTTCTAGAAGCATCCTGCCATGGCCATGAAAGGGCAGCAGCCCTCCACCATGGGCCCACCAATGCTGCCAACTCTGGGGTTCTATCCCTCAATATGCTCAACATACAACTTCTCTGGCCTCCTCACAGCCCCGATACCACACAACTCTCCAAGTACTAGGAGTAAATACTAAACCCAGCTTCAATCTTGGCTCAAGACTATGTGTAATACAGGAGAGCCAGTCACCTCCCTGGTTCTCATTTCTCCATCAGCAAAAAAAGAGCGCGGACCAGAAAATCTGGGGGTTCTTCTGGCTCTCAGAGTACAGGACAGCGAGAAGGTGGGCTCCCAAATAGCTCTGCCACCCTTGCTCCACACCCAAAAAAGTCCCTCAGGACTCCAGGAgttcttctttttcattccacCCATTTGGGTAGGAAAACACAGTTCTGTAAAACTCAGAGACCCTACCACTTCCACTTCAATGGACCAGACTGCCACCATTCTTACACATGTTCTTGGGATGCCAGAGCTGAGAATACCAAATGCTGGGACTATGCCTCCAATGGATATGGATCCTGACTGGGAATCAGGGGGTCCCAGTACCCCTTTTCTTACTTTTGGCACAGCTGCTTCCTCACCATGTTAACCATATCCAGTGACAAATTCACTCAGGAATTTTTCAGGGACCAAACCTATGGCCCCATTATTGCTCatccatttcttaaaaattatatatttgagcCCACCCTTTTCTTAAGAATGTAGACAGAAAGGGGTGATGTAGTACCTGAGTcctttttaaggaaaagaaaaggaaacctcCTACATGATGAGGATTATTACAGGCATATCCACTTTAAATGATGTAGTTCCCTGAAAATTTATACATCTTATTCTTTCAAATATCctagattttaattttgaatagttCTGAACTGggccaaaaatatttaattctgaAGTTTCTCTGCATAATCTTATCCTTCCCCAATGCCTTGCAGTAGCATAATTATCTGTAAaagtaaacatacacacacacacacctggcagAGCTATTAACAACTCCTAAGGTGAATGCTTGGGCAATTCGGAATCACTCGCTAGTTTGTCTGCTTTGCAAGTTCCTAGGGTTTTGTTTGCACAGGATATACGGGCTTTCTTATGTCCCCAGCTCCAGATCTCCCCGGAGGTTAGCTCAGCTGTCGATCCCCACCCCTGGCCATCAGTCCCAGCTCTCCCAGCACACCTTCTTGATATAGGCAGCAATGTCCTTCTCTATATTGTACTTCTCCATGGCCTGCGTGGCGCAGTCAACGGCATCCTGTTGCATGTCCTCAGACATGTCTGCATTCTTGATCACTGCCTTCCGGTCAGACATGGTGTGACACTACAGAAGGAGCAGAGAGGTAAGGCTGACAACTCCTTGCTCTGGGCAGTGAACATTAGCTACTGGGTGTGGGGTCTCAGTGCAAGAGGGGAGTATAGAAGGTGAGGGCAACAGAAAACACGGATGTGAAGCATTAGGAGAGGGAGCCCCTAAGCTTTGGCAGAGACATTGTTCCCACCCTGGGAAATATAGGGCCAATAGGAGATAATAACTCATCAGTTTTTATCATAGGTAAAATGAGGTTTTCCAACTCTAAAATTTACTTCCGATATTCTGAAGAGCACCAATAGTCAAGATTATATTACAGTGTACATCTACTAGCTGTGtcattgggcaagttacttaatccttGTGTTTTTATgtcattatctgtaaaatggggactaAGGGTTGTCCTGAGAATAAACCAGGTGTCCTAACATTTGAACAGAATTAAGTCCCTGATTTAATGACCATTCATTACATCATTGGCATCATAGCAGAAAGAAGCTGGACTAGGACTCAGTAGGCCTGACTCCTGGTCCTGAGTTTATCTCTTGTGGTCTTAGACAAATCACTTGGCCTTCCTAcatttgattattttcattttagcagGTGAGGATAGCTCTCTATCGggagttgttgtaaggattaactGAAGTTATATGAGAGCATCTGCACACAAGGACAGTCTACAAGGGGACTGTCCATCAGCCAGATCCAGcctaccacctgtttttgtaaaataaagtGTTGGAGCAACATGCTACgatggcagagttgagtactTCCAAGAGACTATTTggcctgcaaagccaaaaatatttcctATCTGGCCCTTCACAGAAAAATGCTGCCAACCCCTGCCCTATACAAAAAGGGGCAGGGTATATTCCAGGCCACCAATGTCCAGTGGGGCAGAGATAATGATAATTATGCCTTCTCTCAAGTACTCCAGGCTGAGATGCCCCTAAGAGGTAGAGAGGGTGGGAAGGCAACCTCAGACTTGGCTGGTCGGTCACACAGGacatgtctctctctgtcccatcCTCCCCTCTGCTTCCCCACTCTCCTTAGTACAATGTTCATTCTTTAAAGCCcaatataatttttgaaagcCCTAGATTTTGGACCCAGCTTCAACACTGATTTGTCATCTCTTTGGTGCGTTGCTTCCTCATGTcaaacttattcattcattcaaaaagtaCTGACCTATTAGGTGATGTGAAAGGTATTATGTTAGGGGACAATTTTCCTCAAAGGAATGCTGAAGCCTTCCTTCCCCTAAAAAAACAGAGACTTGGGAAAAACCTGGagataaagcattttaaaaaggtgCCTAAGAAAGGTAAAGAATTACTATTTTAATAGCCTTGTTTCATATCCCTGCTATCAGGGCCATGCCATTCATGCCACAGCAACCACAGTTTCCAGGCAGACCCTGCATGGACCCTTCTTGGGACGAGCGGAATCTCAGGACATGCCTGACAGGTGGCAACATGTGAGGTACTATGCAGGAACAGAGGGGATGAGCCCTTTGTCCTTGACCACAGTTCCAACACATGGAGCAGTAACAATCTCCCCCATCATCCCACCCCTAAAAGCACCCCTCTGTGGCCCAGCCCAATGGACAAGAGATGCTGTCATTCCAGCTCTATCTGATACAAGGCTACACAGGAGACTGCCTGCTCAAGGACATATCCCTGGTATCATTCCAGGCCACCTTGATCTCTGAGTTCACAATAGCCTGTGGGCTAGATGGCTGAAAGGGAAAACAGAACTCACCACCACCATTTCAGCCTGCACCACATGCAGAGAATGCACACATGCCAGCTGCCAGCCAGGCAGCCCTTGACCGCATCCAAGGCCCCTTCATCTAGATAGCACTGCCAAACTAAGCAGGGCTGGTTCCACTTCGGCAGAAACTGGCAGAGCAAAGAGGTAGTAGACCAGCACCCTCTGCCCCCACATTCTGGAGAGGAAAAGTCAGAGCCTCAACTGGAGTCTGTGAGCACCATGTGGTGCTGAGGAAAGATTCGGAGAACCCTGTTCAAGGAATGACTAGTtacgtgaccttgggcaaatcaacATCTTCATTTTAAATACTAATGGTTGAAATGAGATAAATGGGGTAAACTCAATGGGTCTGAGCAAAGGTACAACAGCAGCACAGGGAGAAAGGTTCTTACATTATAAGGCTCTGTATAAGTAAAGAAAAACTAGTGTCACCTGGTGGCCTATTCCAGGTTACCACTCAGAAGGGGGCACTGTTTACAAacccaggggtgggggtggggcctggtTAGACAGCAAAGTGAAAGTATGAAATTGGCACCATTTTGCCTGCAAGCTCACCTGCTCCACTGCCTCATTCCCAAAGTCCAAAGGAGCAACTTTGTTACAGTAATTAAAAGCCACCTTACTCTCCAGGAAAGAGCCTGCGGTTACATAATATTGGTCTTATGACTACAATGGCACGATTCTTCACCCCTGGCCCCCCAGGCATCTGAGAGAGGTGAAGCCCAACCCCTACCACCCCTGTCCAAGGTGCCGGTGAGCAAAGCACAGGAAGGTGTCCAGCCTAGCCCCTCCCTCCTTGGGAAAAAGCAAGGGACCTGGCCTCCAGATAGGAGGAAGATGGCCAGAGGGCCCCAGGCCAGCCGCCTCAGTCACGAGCCAGGGCTCCTGTGAAAAGCACAAAGGGCACCCCAGGACAGCTCCCATCCTCTATTCCTGGTtttgcaaccaaaaaaaaaaggctaaatctCCGAATGACACGGACCACCATCCCCACCCACCAATACACACACACTTCTACTTCCCTCTTCGGGCTCTCCAAGTGGGCCGTATCCCTCCACTATCCCATCCTCCAGAGCGCTGCGGTTCCGAAGGGCAGCACCTGGGGAACGAGGAAGCATCCTCCTTCCCCCGCACCTCCCGCTCGCGCCGCCGGCCAGGTCCGCAGGCCCCGGCCGGTCGGCCGCCCTCCCCCACCCGGCCTGGAACAGCGCCGGAGTGACTGGGCGTCCTCCCTGCAGGAAGGACGCCCCAGAGGGTGGCGGTGGCGGCAGGAGGAGCCGCGTCACGCCCGAGCCCTCTCCACCCCCTCTTCCCCGGCCCCTGACATCAGGGGCCTCCACGCAGCGCAGAGAGACTCCCGGGGGGCGGGGGCAGCGGCAGCTCCGCAGCCCGGGCCTCCAGCAGCGCCACGAGGGTGGCCGGGGCAAAGGGTGGCGCAGCCCGGGCTGCGCCGAGAGGGAGGAGTGGCGGGGGCGCGCTGCGCTGCCCGGACCGTCAACGCCAAGGGCTGCGGGGCCAGCCCTGTTCCAGGCCTTGGGGCCGGCTAAAGAGGCCGCAGGGCCACCGCGGCGAGGGCCGGGTCGTGTAGAGTCGCACGCGACGGGCACAGGCCCGCCACCCGGGGGACGCCCCCACCCACCGCTCACCTTCAAGGAGGCGAGTCCGCACGGGGCCCTGGGGAGCAGCGATGGCCCGAGGCAGAACACAGGCAGGGGCGGTGTTCCCTGGGCTCCTCCTGCAGCTgcagcagccgccgccgccgcggtcTCCGGCTCCCGCAGCCCGAGGCCGATCGCTCCCTGCCGCGGTCCGCCCTTGGAGTTTCGCCGGCCGCCCGCGCTCCGCCTCgcgccgcccgcccgcccgcccgctccGCACTGGCGCCTCACAGCTCCGCTCCGCTCTGCCGCTGAGAGCGGCTGACGCGCGGCCCCAGCTGAAATAgtgccccgcccccgcccccccgccGCGCGCGCCGCCGTCCGCGCTCCCCATTGGCTGAGCCCGCCCGGCCCCGCACTGCGGGCTTCTCCCCGCGCCGCTCTCGCCCCACATCTTGTTTCCTCCCACAATGCCTCAGGGcggagggagggggtggggaggaggagctggagcGGGTGGGGGAGGGAGCCGTGGCCTTAAGAAAGGAGAGGAATGCGGACCCCTCCGCCCGGGGCTGGAGAGGCCAGGCCTGAAAAGGAATAAAGAGACATGGTcctgagagaggaggagaggaaagggtgTGGAGACCCCCAGTCCCAAGGAGAAAAaagggagagggggatggagattTCAGACCCAGGGAACAGATGGGGCTGAGGTAGAGACCCCAACCTTAGAGAGGGGAGGAGATGAAGTCACCAGCCTCAGAGGAAAAGACAGGACACTCCCTCCTCCCGTATCTGTGAGAAAGAGAGGGACAGCCAGCCctatggagagagagaggcataGGAGCCCCAGGactccctcccctcaccttccGGGAAggtcccttcttcctcctttgtTCTTTGAGGCTGAGGGACCTAAACTCCCAGCTGGGCCCCCAGCCGGTATTTGTCTACAGGAGCAATGGAGACAGAGCCGAAGCAAAATTGATGGGGCTGTGTCTTTGGTACGCAGGCCTCTGCTGTCCTTGCACATTTATGGCCTTGGGGTCCTGGGATGGGGGTGAGAGTGAGCGATTTCTTGTCGTCTGTCCCTGCCTGTCCAGGTAGACAAGGTTGGAGGAGAGTGAATAGAAGCCCCTAGAGGTGGTGCCTGTCAGAGCTGTGAGGAGCCTTCAAAAACCACCCATCCACACCCCTCACTTTATAAAGGAGAGAATCCAAGTACAGACAGCCCTGCCAGATCCCGCAGGTCAGGCTTGACTTGCTTCTAGCTGAAAAGCGGTGCACCCAGGAAGCAGCCCCTCTGGAGGCTCAAGAGACTACTTCTGGGAGAGTGGGTGTGAACGTGCGCGTTGGGAGCCTGCCTGCCCTCACTCCATCCCACCCCAGGAAAGATCCTCAGGCCTGCGGTTTTCTTTCTGGTCTGTTTTATACAGAAGTGTCTACCTCAAGGGCTGACCAGCCTTTATTGGGAACCAAGCATTTTGGCCATACAGTAGGGATTAAGAAGCTGCCAGGGATAGCTCCCACTCCCATCTTTTTCCCTTCGCCTCTCCAAACCATGGTCAGGAAGTCAGGcttgccctggccctggcctgctCTGGTTTGAAGCATCAAAAGTTACTGTTCCTTATGTGTCAGGGGAAACCTGGAAAAATCATTCCCTCTGGTTACTGCTTTCCACAGTTCTGTCCTCTAACAACCTCAGTTGGGGGATTTCAGAGAGCAGTTAAGGCCTGGGATATCCCCTCACACTAAGGGTATTCTGACCTGCTCTGGTTTGAAGCATCAAAAGTTAGTGTTCCTTATGTGTCAGGGGAAACCTGGAAAAATCATTCCCTCTGGTTACTGCTTTCCACAGTTCTGTCCTCTAACAACCTCAGTTGGGGGATTTCAGAGAGCAGTTAAGGCCTGGGATATCCCCTCACACTAAGGGTATTCTGATGTCAGTCTTTGTGTTCATGAATGGGAGGCGTGGCCTCtatgggaggaagggagggagacgagGAAGGATGATTTATACACTTAGGGCTTGTGCGGGGCTAATCGCCTGGATTGCTTGGAGAAAGAGAGGCTAGTACCCCCTTTCTCCAACAGTCCTTAGTTTCCAGGGCCTGAAGGTCAGATCTGCCATGTATGGTTGCACAGGTCATTCACTGCGCAAGAGTATCCAACCAATGGAGCAAGTGAGTGCTAAAATACAGCCGGCACACTGCTTGCTAACCTGTGTGTCACGGTACAAGCCAGTGTCCAACCAGAAGATGACTTCTTTCAAGTGTTCCCAAGGGTTACTATGAGCTAGCAGTGGCCCTTCAAAGGCCATGCTGCCAGGGCATAAAtcctccctctccctgctcccGTTCCCTGAAGTACAATAGGGATAAGAGCTTGCTCATTTCCAGGCTGTGGTGTGGTGGACACAAGGGCACAAAGAACTTCAACTAACAGAAGTCAGAGCCAAGGGTTTTCACTTTTAGGAAATGTGAATATCAGTgcttttgcgtgtgtgtgtgtgtgtcaaggaCTAAACTGTAGAATAACAGGGAGATGTGTTAATAGTATGGTTTATAAATAATAGTAAGTAATCCTCATGAATCCCTTGCTCTATGTCAGGCTCTATTCTCAGCGTTTTAAATGCAATGCGTTCCATTTAATCCCAGAAGCTGCCTTTTGAAGTGCATATATGACTATCACCCTGTACAGATGATCAAACTACAGTTTAGAGAAGTTCAGTAACTTACCCAagattatccaatttgtcagtagCAGGATTCAACTCCAGATTGTTTCCACTGCCTACAATCTTAGCCATTATACTATACTGCATCCTAacagagaaaagaggagagaaagtgtAAAACAGAGTTTGGCCCTCCATCTAAATTATACCAGTATTTCTTAAActtatctgactccaaagccctttTTTTAATCCAAACATTTATTAACATCTCCAGGAACTACTATTCCACAGGACACAGTTTGGGAAACTTGTGATATACTAATTACTGCTATTTGTGTA
Proteins encoded in this window:
- the DYNLL2 gene encoding dynein light chain 2, cytoplasmic — protein: MSDRKAVIKNADMSEDMQQDAVDCATQAMEKYNIEKDIAAYIKKEFDKKYNPTWHCIVGRNFGSYVTHETKHFIYFYLGQVAILLFKSG